ttatgtATGTTTTCATGCCTGCAAGCCTTTAATATTTGTATTAAAgttagatatcatacctatagggaATCAGACTAGAAATTCTGCCTGTTAATCTAAATGAATCAACTTAGTCCATGTTTAGTCtacttctgaattggtttaattaagtgGTATATTTCctaaaacaagttctttcaaaactgCCTCATTTCAccagacagcatgcctataggtattaaaagtTCGTCTTAAAACTCGCCTTGTTTCACTATAAGACGTAGTTATCAGTGTTCCGcgtaggcaagcctgtagggcgttTTTTCCAAAACTTGCAATTCTGAAGATGCTTCTGTGACTTTGTGTCTTTCTTATATTAACAGGCTTTAAAAAACCAATAGGCAACTACTAGGGTCATCACTCCTGAGTTTATAAAAAATAAGTTGCTTGTTTTCTACATAGTCACCTAGATATCCTACCTTAGGATACTATAAAAAGCCCTTAATTATGCTTGAGGCGTGTTGTTTGtgtgctttgtttgaggaggaaactttgagcctctatttgctcccttttatcttatgtgttAAAGTCCTAGTTGTTTtgcatgtcgccttagaattttcaacttttaaaaccttagggtctgtctagaaccacctataggtagaggtcctaaatccctccaagaccattaagaagggacgggtaacagcacgcaatagagatcgttgaccaaacactcgctttgcatgaccactaaggggatgggaagggtagatatgggatatgatgactacgcgctaatgtcacgtgtagcccctcattgaggagtgtttaccggacattgtacggggtgatcctataggctaccAACCTACGACTCCTCCTTTACCAATATTCCTTCTTCTATTTTAAAACCTTTGTTTTATATAACTTGTTCAAAAAATCTTTGTCTTATTACTCAAGTTATCCAACATGCTCTAtttgcaacttatttgattcaactgtttattttGTAATGgaataatttataaatataagttcggtcgggacccacagttgtggaccaagaggggtgcctaacaccttctcctcgagattatttcgagcccttaccctaaatctctggtaatgcaaaccaatccaagatttaatcactctaggtgccctaatgcaccataactcgttaggtgacgactcttcaaaaacccaattcccaaaagaaaatgagttatcacaccccatggaatgtTGAAACTTGGACTTCTCTCGGCAAtgaaggaaaaaagggggcgcgacagctgcattaagagatgagatcttagctttcaaataggagccaaatgaaccccttcatGAAATCTAGGATAGATATAGAACTATGGTCAAGGAATGGcctaacaatgatatgactgaagcaATGATCCAACAGACATTTTATCGGGGTATAAACACGACCAATCAATGTATGGTAAACCAGCTAGCAGGGGGTAATTTTATGAAGCTGCCTTATGCCGAGGCCTGTGatattcttgacgagatggctgacacttcctcAGCCTAACAGAGTCGGGCAAATGTTCCTCAGGGGGACCCTCATGTCATAAATCTTCACAAGGAAATTCAAGACCACAGACAAGCCATAACTGAGTTGACAACAACCATGAACCAGTTAGCCAAAGCACAACTTCAGCAGATTCAGGGACCAAAGCAAGTAAACGCAATGGAAGAGGTCAATCTATTGGTAAACAATAGGAGACAACATGGTCAATAAATGCAAGGCAATCAAGAACAATATGAGCAAGGTAGCAGTGGTTATAaccaagatgatgggtatgatgagcaAAGTGAAGAAGTTTTGTATGCCAACAACTATCAAGGACAATGGGCTAATGCTCCAAATCAACAATGATATCGCAAGGGAATTATCAGAATTATGGCAACCAAggccaaggaaattggaacaataacaacaactccaacaattgggggaacaacaactagAATTGGCATAATAATagcaattggggtggcaacaacaaccaaaggggttggaataacggtaatcaaggtaattgggggcggggttttcaaaggcctcaaatgtttcaacaaccaaacaatctgcctccatttccgtcccaaggtcctagctcgtccaacaatgagatgggacggattgagtcaatgtttgagcaaatgatgaagaagaacgcTGACTCTGATGCCCAATTTGTGTCCCATAATACTTCTATCCACAATCTGGAGGCCcaacttggccagatttctcAAGCTTTAAACACTtgccctaagggggcactacctagtGACATGGTAGTAAACTCTAACGGTGGGAACAATACCGTCCATGCAATGGCGGTGACCACAAGGTATGGTAGAGATGGTGAAGCAAGTACCTCCAAGCAAAAGaaagttgtgagtgatgatgtTGAATTGCAAAATGATGATGATACAATAGTTCATgagcaagtgagtgaagagaGGTTGGATGGtgaggtgagaattgatattcatgGCAATGAGGAGGAAACTCAAAATGACATGAACCTGTCTAAGGAACACATGATAGACATACCGGAAACGGTAATGCCTAAATCCAAGGCTCCCTTGCCAAGTCCccctccaccttaccctcaaaaACTTGCAAAGCAGAAGAATGAAAACCAATTCAAGAAGTTTATTGAGATAATGAAAAGTTTGTCGATCAATGTGCccttggtggaagctcttgagcaaatgccAAGATATGAcaagtttatgaaagacttggtaactaaaaagagatttatggattgtgagaccatcaaaatgactcatcaagtgagtgccattgtgCACTTGATAGCTCTAAATCTTGAAGATCCCGGCGCATTTACCATTCCATGTactattgggagtgcggattttgcaaaggccttgtgtgatttgggagcaagtataaatttgatgccttactctgtATTCAAAATATTGGGTATTAGTCAACTGAGAGCTACTTCAACGAGATTGCAAATGATGGATCCAACAATGAAGAGGtcgcttggtattattgatgatgttcttgtccgggtggacaagtttattttgcctgCAAATTATGTGATTCTAAACTGCAAAGTCGACTATGAGGTGCCAATAATATTGGGAAGGCCTTTCCTAGCAACatggaaggcattggttgatgtggaagcaggggagctcaccttccgggtgggtgacgaAAAAGTTGTCTTCCAtatgtgcaaatcaatgaagcaacCAAATAGTACTGAGGTTTGTTATTTTGTGGATCTTGTGACggaggtgatagttgatgacaAAAGTGCCATGATCAATGTAGAGGATTCTTTGGAAGTTGTATTGTTGAACCATGATGTGACTGAGGATGAAGGCTTGGTAGATTATATCAGTGCCTTGCAAGGAATGGGTTCTTACTCCTATGATCTCTGTaaactttccttggatcttgagaacagaaagactccaccaacaaagccctcaatcaagGAACCTCCcgtattggagttgaagcctttgcaTCCACACCTCAAGTAGGAATTCTTAGGCCCTTGTTCAactttacctattattctttCCTCGTGCTTAACTAACATGCAATTAGATGCCACACTTGAGGTGCTCCAAAtacggaagaaggcaattggatggactctagctgatatttggGGGATATGCCCCatcttttgcatgcacaaaattatACTTGAGGATGATGCCAAACCTTATGTGgtacatcaaaggaggttgaacgaggctatgAAAGAGGTCGTCAAGAAGGAAGTTTTCAAGTGGCTAGATGTAGGGGTTGTATACTCCATCTCGGATAGTTGATGGACTTCATCGatacaatgtgtgccgaaaaagggggTATGAATGTGGTCACAAATGAGCAAACTGAGTTGATCCGTACTAGGGCTGTCATCGGATGGAGGGTGTGTATGGACTACCAGAAGCTGAACAAAGTGACCCACAAAGATCATTTTATATTGCCTTTTCTTGACCAAATGTTGGATAGACTTGTCGGGCGTTCCTACTATTGTGTTTTGGATGGATACTCAGGTTACAATCAGATTTTGATTGCAACAGAAGACCAAGAGAAAACCATCTTCACATGTCTGTATGACACATTTACTTTCTCATGGAtaccatttggtttgtgtaatgcaccggctatatttcagtggtgtatgatggctatatttacggacatggtggaggacttcttggaagtgttcatggatgctTTTAGTGTTGTGAGTGACTCTTTTGAAGAATGTTTGGGTAATCTTGACAAAGTGTTGGCCTGATGTGAAGAGACAAATCTAgtgcttaattgggaaaagtgccactttatggtcgaggagggcattgtcctcggccataagatctcaaagaacggTATCGAAGTGGACAAAGCTtagattgaagtgatttcaaaactccctcctcctacttccGTCAAGGGGGTTAGGAGCTTTCTGGGGTATGCGGGGTTCTACCTAAGGTTCATTAAGGACTTCTCAAAGGTGGTGAATCCTTTGTGCAAATTGTTGGAGAAGGATGCAAGGTTTGTGTTTAGTGATAATTGCACAAAAGCTTTTGAGCTTCTAAAGTATAGAttgactaccactcccatcatcaccgcacccaattggagcttgtcatttgagctcatgtgtgatgctactAACGTTGCGGTAGGAGCGGTTTTAGGGCAAAGGATCAACAAATATTTCATCTGGTCTACTATGCAAGAAAAACGACAAATGATGCTCAAGGAAAGTATACTATGACTGAAAAAGAGTTATTAGCCATTGTCTTTGCCATGAAAAAGTTTAGGCCATATCTTATGGGTACCAAAGTGATTGTGCACACCGATCACGCGGCACTCTGTtatttgatgacaaagaaggactCTAAGGCTAGGTTGATTAGATGGGTTCTttttcttcaagagtttgaccttgagattATTGATTGAAAAGGgtgtgaaaatcaagtggcggactacttgtcccgcttggaggaggaggggaggccccataatggcctcgaaattaatgattcatttccaAATGAACGACTCATCTCCGTTTCTTTGAATAGTATGCCTTGGTTCGCCAATGTGGCCAATTTTCTTGTGATCGGCATTATCCTGGGTGaactctcttctaaccaaaggaagaagcttaaacgggacAGCTTGGATGATTACTGGGATAAGCCATATCTTTCCAAGatttgtaatgatggtgtgaAATGGATATGTGTTTCGGAggaggagcaaatga
This sequence is a window from Nicotiana sylvestris chromosome 3, ASM39365v2, whole genome shotgun sequence. Protein-coding genes within it:
- the LOC138888042 gene encoding uncharacterized protein, producing the protein MGRIESMFEQMMKKNADSDAQFVSHNTSIHNLEAQLGQISQALNTCPKGALPSDMVVNSNGGNNTVHAMAVTTRYGRDGEASTSKQKKVVSDDVELQNDDDTIVHEQVSEERLDGEVRIDIHGNEEETQNDMNLSKEHMIDIPETVMPKSKAPLPSPPPPYPQKLAKQKNENQFKKFIEIMKSLSINVPLVEALEQMPRYDKFMKDLVTKKRFMDCETIKMTHQVSAIVHLIALNLEDPGAFTIPCTIGSADFAKALCDLGASINLMPYSVFKILGISQLRATSTRLQMMDPTMKRSLGIIDDVLVRVDKFILPANYVILNCKVDYEVPIILGRPFLATWKALVDVEAGELTFRVGDEKVVFHMCKSMKQPNSTEVCYFVDLVTEVIVDDKSAMINVEDSLEVVLLNHDVTEDEGLVDYISALQGMGSYSYDLCKLSLDLENRKTPPTKPSIKEPPVLELKPLHPHLK